The window ttttttagtAATAGCAAAAAAAGTTGCCAACTtttctccaacagttgcagcccagtgagtcACTGGctaaagcaaaatgctaaatttaAGACTCCTGTTCTCATATATCTTCACACTAAATACAACACATAAACCAGAGAATGAttattttaatgctgtttaagtAAAATGTACCAAAGTACACTTTAAATAAGCTTTATGCTAGCTTCATTTTAGCTCAAAGTTTTTCATCTTTTGAGagtttcaaagttaaatttaattagtttttttcataTAACAAGTTAAAGTATCCAAATGGAATTTAATTAATAGTTTATATTGCATTATTATTGAACAAGTGGGTTCAGTAAAGTTTTTAAGGTGCCACGACACTCACGTTCCACAGCTGACCATGATGCTGCCCACTCTGTCAGTGAATCCGTAAGAAAACAAGCTGGGAACGTCGTCATCCATGATCTCCATCTTGCGTCCTTTGAATTCTCCAACTTCATACAGGCAGGTCTTATGTTTCTCAGGGTACTGCAAAACgtaagtttaaaaagaaaaaacaattagaTGAATTACATCACTTTTCTTTGAAACAATCTCCCTCCTAAGGGTCAGCAGGGTCTTTGTTAAACTGGACCAGCCAATTTAAAAACTCTTCAAACCCTTAAAACTCCACTTTTTTTTAGTCTGAACTGTGATAACTCCTTGGATGATGACTGAAACCTCTTCAAAatacaagaagaaaagaagtccagttgctctttttttaaaaactttaaggATTTGTTGAAAAGCGAGATCAGATCGGGGACAAGCCGAAGACGGAGCTCACCATGCGGACGGGCCTGAAGGACAGCAGGTAGTCGTTCTTCTGGCAGCTGCTCCAGGAGTCCCAGCGAGGATACTCTCCTTTCTCCAGGATGAACATTTCTCCACAGAAGTTCATCTGCTCGAAGCCGACGAAGCTGAGGAGGAAGGTCCCGAAGAGGAGACAGGATGAAGATCAACAATCAATTTCTTCTTTAAGGACATGTTTTTGACTAAATtcaccaaacagattttaataaaaccttcataATATAACCACCGGATGAACAtccacaactgatcaacttttggagtcaacccgatttaaaatggccaccacagctgatcaaccagaggaagcacaaaaatggctaaaactccaATTTTACAagaactgagctaaaatttagctgAGACTTTTTCTCTGAATGCTAACTGATCATGCACAATCCGTGTTTAAAACTTCACTATTAACTATtagagtctgttagcaaaatatctcatgaaccactgggcagattttactgaaatatttagGAAAGAATGATTGAaagtgcatctacaactgattatctttgggagccaatacaagatggccaccacagccaactaaacttggaaaacacaaaaatggctagaatttgattggttttacagatattgagctaaaatttggtgtggcagtagctgagagacaactcataacacaaaataaagtttgatcaaaacaacataatttctcataatttgtgtttttagtttagaacttgttaggcctttaatttttatacaATCAGAAGGAAGTTGCTGAACTCCCTAAATGAAATTAGTCACTGCCATGAGTGATTTTGTTCGCAGTTCAGAAAGTAAAGTTCACACCGATGCTGCGAGTTCGACACTCGGGATGAAAGCATCATCAGCTCACTGCCTAAAACCCAGAGTGGGAGATGTCGCCTAATGGAGAGGCACATCTATGAAATCACCTGCTCTTCGCTCAGAGGAGTGTGGCTTTCTGCACACATGTGGGTGAGCGCGGCGGTACTTACGGCCCACAGTCGACACGCAGGGAGCGCACCTTGTCCATCCCCACGTCACACACGTTCACACACTCGCCATTGATCTCCACGCAGCGACCTTGAAAGTTCTCCTGGTTGTACACGCACATCTGGGggggaacaaaaacaaggagCTAGTCAGAGATTAGTGAGGTGGTTTTGAAGTCAAACTGAGTTTCTAAAGGAGAAATTACAGTGAAAAGTCTGAAGCTTTTTCCACACACGTTATTTTTTTGGACCACCTACAGAAGGAGCTTCAGAAACCAGCAGGTTGTGACCTGAACTCAGACTGATGTGTTCCAACAGCGTCAGGGCAGCCATTTCGTACCGTCTGACCTGACAATTTTGTCAAAGTTCGGCTGTCTGTCGGCACGTGGGAGTTCTGTACCTTGTAGGACATCATGCCCGTCTCAGACATCTTGTTCTGAGCTGCCTTCCCATCAGGCCGGGCAGCCGACTTGGATTTCTCTCCTCCAGCAGACATGACTGaagtgaagaggaaaaaaagtttttattctcaCTTTGAGACACTTCAAACCTTTATCTGTGATGAGGAAACAGCCATTAAGATCTAAATCGCCCTCAGACCTTGGCTTTCTCAAAACCTTCAGTGTTGAACCAACATtcacattgttttcctgtttaatttttcaTATATGTTTTAGCTATCTAACCtactgcatactttgtgctatagTAGCCATTCATACAGGTTGGTCCGCTGTCTTACCTGTGGTGGCATGTGTGTAGAGGAGTGGACTCGGTGCTCTGACTGCTGGTCTGGGTGAGAGTTTGGCGGGCCCCTCGGGGCTTTTATACGCTGGCGCCCAGAGCGGGGGGATTATACCCACAGAAACAAAGTCGCTGAGCTCACAGCCCCCACAGAATAGAAATCCCCCATCATCAAAGAGACGggggacagaggacacagactgaaagaggaggaaaatTTAAGGAAGAAATAAAACGAGCTGAGAGTCAGTTTAAATCtgaattaaagacaaacaacatgGGTTAAGTCAGACGTACAGTATAGTCCACtaaactcctttttttcttcttgttgtgcactgaaaacatttgagtttgcaaataaagtcaaaaaaaaagttaaaaaacaaaaacaactggacttctattctgtagctgaagacgtttcgcttctcatccgaggagctttctcaattcagaaatagagagtgtggagttgggcttttaaagctgagatgtgatataagctggattgcttgcaaattgttctcactctcctaacaatggaggctcgttagaatccttgtttgtctgactcactgatgggccactcttgtcacatgagtgcaggtgttgattggagtgaaactgactggggatcaggcctaNNNNNNNNNNNNNNNNNNNNNNNNNNNNNNNNNNNNNNNNNNNNNNNNNNNNNNNNNNNNNNNNNNNNNNNNNNNNNNNNNNNNNNNNNNNNNNNNNNNNNNNNNNNNNNNNNNNNNNNNNNNNNNNNNNNNNNNNNNNNNNNNNNNNNNNNNNNNNNNNNNNNNNNNNNNNNNNNNNNNNNNNNNNNNNNNNNNNNNNNNNNNNNNNNNNNNNNNNNNNNNNNNNNNNNNNNNNNNNNNNNNNNNNNNNNNNNNNNNNNNNNNNNNNNNNNNNNNNNNNNNNNNNNNNNNNNNNNNNNNNNNNNNNNNNNNNNNNNNNNNNNNNNNNNNNNNNNNNNNNNNNNNNNNNNNNNNNNNNNNNNNNNNNNNNNNNNNNNNNNNNNNNNNNNNNNNNNNNNNNNNNNNNNNNNNNNNNNNNNNNNNNNNNNNNNNNNNNNNNNNNNNNNNNNNNNNNNNNNNNNNNNNNNNNNNNNNNNNNNNNNNNNNNNNNNNNNNNNNNNNNNNNNNNNNNNNNNNNNNNNNNNNNNNNNNNNNNNNNNNNNNNNNNNNNNNNNNNNNNNNNNNNNNNNNNNNNNNNNNNNNNNNNNNNNNNNNNNNNNNNNNNNNNNNNNNNNNNNNNNNNNNNNNNNNNNNNNNNNNNNNNNNNNNNNNNNNNNNNNNNNNNNNNNNNNNNNNNNNNNNNNNNNNNNNNNNNNNNNNNNNNNNNNNNNNNNNNNNNNNNNNNNNNNNNNNNNNNNNNNNNNNNNNNNNNNNNNNNNNNNNNNNNNNNNNNNNNNNNNNNNNNNNNNNNNNNNNNNNNNNNNNNNNNNNNNNNNNNNNNNNNNNNNNNNNNNNNNNNNNNNNNNNNNNNNNNNNNNNNNNNNNNNNNNNNNNNNNNNNNNNNNNNNNNNNNNNNNNNNNNNNNNNNNNNNNNNNNNNNNNNNNNNNNNNNNNNNNNNNNNNNNNNNNNNNNNNNNNNNNNNNNNNNNNNNNNNNNNNNNNNNNNNNNNNNNNNNNNNNNNNNNNNNNNNNNNNNNNNNNNNNNNNNNNNNNNNNNNNNNNNNNNNNNNNNNNNNNNNNNNNNNNNNNNNNNNNNNNNNNNNNNNNNNNNNNNNNNNNNNNNNNNNNNNNNNNNNNNNNNNNNNNNNNNNNNNNNNNNNNNNNNNNNNNNNNNNNNNNNNNNNNNNNNNNNNNNNNNNNNNNNNNNNNNNNNNNNNNNNNNNNNNNNNNNNNNNNNNNNNNNNNNNNNNNNNNNNNNNNNNNNNNNNNNNNNNNNNNNNNNNNNNNNNNNNNNNNNNNNNNNNNNNNNNNNNNNNNNNNNNNNNNNNNNNNNNNNNNNNNNNNNNNNNNNNNNNNNNNNNNNNNNNNNNNNNNNNNNNNNNNNNNNNNNNNNNNNNNNNNNNNNNNNNNNNNNNNNNNNNNNNNNNNNNNNNNNNNNNNNNNNNNNNNNNNNNNNNNNNNNNNNNNNNNNNNNNNNNNNNNNNNNNNNNNNNNNNNNNNNNNNNNNNNNNNNNNNNNNNNNNNNNNNNNNNNNNNNNNNNNNNNNNNNNNNNNNNNNNNNNNNNNNNNNNNNNNNNNNNNNNNNNNNNNNNNNNNNNNNNNNNNNNNNNNNNNNNNNNNNNNNNNNNNNNNNNNNNNNNNNNNNNNNNNNNNNNNNNNNNNNNNNNNNNNNNNNNNNNNNNNNNNNNNNNNNNNNNNNNNNNNNNNNNNNNNNNNNNNNNNNNNNNNNNNNNNNNNNNNNNNNNNNNNNNNNNNNNNNNNNNNNNNNNNNNNNNNNNNNNNNNNNNNNNNNNNNNNNNNNNNNNNNNNNNNNNNNNNNNNNNNNNNNNNNNNNNNNNNNNNNNNNNNNNNNNNNNNNNNNNNNNNNNNNNNNNNNNNNNNNNNNNNNNNNNNNNNNNNNNNNNNNNNNNNNNNNNNNNNNNNNNNNNNNNNNNNNNNNNNNNNNNNNNNNNNNNNNNNNNNNNNNNNNNNNNNNNNNNNNNNNNNNNNNNNNNNNNNNNNNNNNNNNNNNNNNNNNNNNNNNNNNNNNNNNNNNNNNNNNNNNNNNNNNNNNNNNNNNNNNNNNNNNNNNNNNNNNNNNNNNNNNNNNNNNNNNNNNNNNNNNNNNNNNNNNNNNNNNNNNNNNNNNNNNNNNNNNNNNNNNNNNNNNNNNNNNNNNNNNNNNNNNNNNNNNNNNNNNNNNNNNNNNNNNNNNNNNNNNNNNNNNNNNNNNNNNNNNNNNNNNNNNNNNNNNNNNNNNNNNNNNNNNNNNNNNNNNNNNNNNNNNNNNNNNNNNNNNNNNNNNNNNNNNNNNNNNNNNNNNNNNNNNNNNNNNNNNNNNNNNNNNNNNNNNNNNNNNNNNNNNNNNNNNNNNNNNNNNNNNNNNNNNNNNNNNNNNNNNNNNNNNNNNNNNNNNNNNNNNNNNNNNNNNNNcgtttcgcttctcatccgaggagctttctcaattcagaaatagagagtgtggagttgagcttttaaagctgagatgtgatataagctggattgcttgcaaattgttctcactctcctaacaatggaggctcgttagaatccttgtttgtctgactcactgatgggccactcttgtcacatgagagcaggtgttgattggagtgaaactgactggggatcaggcctaaagctccattatatgtttttgaaagctgaaatctgagacctcctcctctgtttaatgaattgagaaagctcctcggatgagaagcgaaacgtcttcagctacagaatagaagtccagttgtttttgttttttaactttttttttaatttaccatggcctggatgactgagaatctacaccagcattttgcaaataaagctgagataaaaaaacagaatatcagCGTTTGAGTCCCCTGCCTCCATGAAGGTGGGCGAACATGTATTTGTCTGATATCTGAGTGTGTGCTGGAGATGACTCGAAGctacattttagctcatgtttaacGATGactagtcatttttgtgtttgctaatgtgagctggttgtggcagccatcttgaattgagttggctcccaaagttaatcagttgtagattgatccaataattatttcctgaaagtttcattaagattcgTCCAgagcttcatgagatattttgctaacagatttaCAAAGTTGACTCCTGATGGTTAACAGCAAAGGTTTAAACACAGACATTGCACTCAGAATATTTGTTTGGGATCACTTTTAGCTACAAACGCACCTAATTTTgggtcattatctgtaaaactgactaaattatagccatttatgcatttttttttttcaaaggtcagttggcagccatcttgaatgagatgacagttttattaaaatttaactCGTATAGCAAACATAAACCTCGTCTGCCTTCACCTCTCAGCGGCAATCTGTtaatagaataaaatataacTTCATATTTAGTTGTAAATCTTTGACTCATAATAAATGCATCCTGAAAAcatcaaagattttattttatttttccaggttTTAACTACAATCTAATTCATTtcttgttggttttctttttttaatcttatcaTTTTGGGGTTAAATAAGCCTtaagatttgactaaaacattcaggttttgttttgtttcacactaAATGTGCTTTTCTTGACTTTCTTTCAGACATCTATGCCTGAAACTAAAAGCTGACGTGTTaatctgtgtgttttatgttcatCTTCATTGTCAGATTTGGATGTTTGGGTTTAAACGTGTTCCTGTGGTTCTGGAGGTTCCTGTCTGCTGAACTCTAACATTCGGATCATAATGAAGGGAGTCAGGTGGGCCGGTTTGAGGATCCTGTCACACAAATCTTCTCTGTTCTTCCCTTCAGTGCTGCAATAAAGAGGCCGTTGGTTAAAACAATATCAGGAAAAGCAATAAGCTGCAGGAAGTAATAACCGTATCGTACCTTTGGGTGAGCGAAGGGGTTCAGAGTGAGCAAGGACAATAATCTGAATCTCTCTCTCATCATCGCAGCAGGAGGAGGCGATTAAATTAAAGCCCTCAGTCTTTTTTACAGCGCAGGGGAGTGGAATATTGACAGTGGGTGTTAGCTGCAGAGAGGAACGTCCACCAGCTTCAGGTTTCACAGAACACAGGAGGGAACAAAGTGTTTGCATGGACTCCAGGAGAGGTCATGTGACGTCAGAAGAGGAAGGAAGCtgaggctgcagctgtgagGCGGATAGGCACTGATGGGGAAACTCTCTCACGTGTCGGACTCAACACTCGTTCTGCCTCGTTGTTACTGCATCCTGAGCTTTATCAAACCCTCAGAGAAAAACCAGCAGCTGTGGAAGGAGAGAAAAATCACAGAACGATCTGTTGGGCTTCTTCTGACTGCAGAGAGGCACAAGAACAAAGACGAACTGGGAAAatgaaatgcatatcaccctttTAATGCAAGATTTCAGACTGAAAAAcgacaaagttgtagctgttttggtcgaaCCATGAAAATAAGATAAAACTGTTCCATACGATGTCACCCTCGGAGTATGAGTTctaaataactctcagctactaccacaccaaacttcagctcagtgtctctTAAATgaactgagttgcagccattttgtgttcGTTAAAGCTGCTCTGGAAAGAACagaaagttttatgtttatcaAATTTTAAGACTTTCCAAGTTTTTATGCCTCTCAGATCCTAAAGagaagttttatatttataaaatcatttaattgGGATATAAACGagtaaatctgtttatttcttctaGGACATCATTCCACATATTTTGATAAAAGATCTGATTTTACTGCATCTTTATTCCTATTTTTCTTTCCCTGttcatgtctgttttatttgatttacgTTTTGTTTCCAACCAACTGAACAAATTCAGTGAAGGTTTTCTGACTGCGTCTCCATCCAATGACCTCTCCATCAGTtcgtccatctgtccatctgtccatctgtccttCCCTTCACAGGGACATTTGGAGGACGAATGTTCATCACGGGCTGCGTACGGAATCATGAGTCAAGAAATACCTCATTTTTActgctaaaacatttttacatgtcttattttttatctatttaagaaaaaacaaaccaagttTGACCAGGAATTTACAGACGCTGTTATCACCCAGAAGATGTTTTTCACCagcgtgtctgttagcaaaatatcttataaaccactgaacagatgtttctctataactgattaacttttggagacaatccaatcacagatactgagctcaggtttgttgtggtggtagctgagagtcattcacggcACAGTCCGAGGGCTGTCACGTGACGTCACACCTGACGTTTGACCAAAGATGCTGAACTTTTGTCAGAAggtgatctcagtttaaaatggtggcgggcgacgtgcattccttcagggaatgcctttttattgttatatcatactgattttattttaattacataataaaatctttaacagacaactctggggaaaaaaaaacattaagtcaTTGTTGCTCCACGCAGGCAGGTCAGCCCTACAGGCCCCGCCTCCAAGCCCCGCCTCCAAGCCCCGCCCACAGGCCCCGCACGCGCTTAATCAGCAGGtttcacacagacagacaggtggagggAGGGGGCGCGCACGCACAAGCCCATTCCTGCGGGAAGCTGACACCCCACACATGTCAAAAAATCCTGCAAATAGTCTGAGTGgttagtgctccgtttgtgcAGGGCGATCACATTCACCCAATTAGGGGACAATTAATTTCACCTGCTGCAGGCCgtacttcctgttttagttcTTTGTCGGTTGTCTTCCAGCACATTCTTGTCACCAGCTGTTGTCAACGAAAGACCACTGAAAAATCAGTGGCATTGTCTGCATTTTGCAGATCTGGTTTCCCACACATAGCTATTTTAGTAAATTATGTACTATCCACCATTATGAATTCATTCTTAAGCAAAATGTGTTGTCATTGTTGAATAATTTCTGCTAGAATTGTTCTATTTTGGCGGTTTTATGCAGTTGAGGTTGCtatatttttgtagaaaagGGACTATTCACAAGAAGTCATGGCATAATCAATACAGTTATAGGAGGACAATATTTCTGGTTACTTGTTTTTTGAGATGTATGAACTCTCATACATGTGCCTTATGGTTTGCTATTGACACACCTAAATATCTGTATTGTAAGGCAAAGGGTTTCCATCCTAATTAGGAAGTGATGAATCATGAAAGTGACAAATCCAATATAATTTTACAgtcaaaaaataagaaactgtgCTGATTAGAACAATGAACTTTAACAATTGAAACAACGACAACAAACAGTGTCTTGATAATTAGAAATTATTTTCTCCTGGCTTGAATAGAAAACTCCTTTCATTTGAGATTTATGCAGaaagaaatatcaaaacatttaactgttgAAAGTCAAATTATGGAATGCTTTGCCATataagaactaaataaattCTGGTCATGGGTATGTAAACATGGCAGGAAGCTATTTGGATTtggtctggtcatttttttttccttcacagatCTGCTGTGTATAAAACTGCATGtggtagtattttttttctgttcagacaCTGTCTTCACAACATTTGCCAGGTCATCATAAAGCTCCCACACAGATGGAGCTCTCCGGCAGGATGCAGTATAATATCCCAGGCCATCTTTGGTCAAGCTTCTCCTGAAAGCCACGGCTGCTctcaaagtaaatgtttttcctCGGAGAACCATAATGGAGGGAAATTCACTCAAGGCAAATTCAGTTGGATTTGGAAAGTCAGCATCAATCCATGCTATTTCTCTAATGCTGTAGCTTTGAGTAACAGTTCCTGTGCAGAGAACATTTCCTGAGGTGCTGGCTCCTGTTTTGAATTCAGATGGACACTTATTCATTCTGTAGTGAGCCATGCCAGACTTCTTCAGGACAGAAATGTCAGGTAAAACATATGCTACTTCCCTGGTCGTTCCTTTGTTTCGGTGGCAGTGTTTTGACAGGTAAACGCTTGATGCATTTCTCATTGTCTTCCCAATAACAGTGGTAATATTGCACTGGGCATCAATTTGGTGGGTACCAGAGCTCAACTGTGTTTTTGCAAACATTGAGCTAAGCAGATCTGCAAGTATGTCTTTGGGGTCACACCATGACCACCAGGTTTCAAAATTGTATACTCCCTTTTGCCAGATGATGAAAACTTGTCATTGTATTCGACTCCTTCTGGTATAAATTTGATCCATTCTTCAAATGGAACTTCAAGTAGAAAATTGTCCAGGAGAAGTGGTGTCTGAGTCAAACTCTGTGTCCACAGGGCTTTCAGGATCATGACCagatgttttgtctgtttggctTTACACATGTGTACAGGCcttttgcagacattttatttccccCAACTGCTGACTTAGCTCTgtccagacagcagcagctggagtgGCTATATTGCCGTTTTCCAGGATAGCCTCTTTTGACTTGCAGAGAACTGCAAAAAGAGACTCTGTCTACCGCTGGCCGTCAAGGCATctagttaaaaaagaaaaaggctttgaTTAGCATTGCTCAAATTAAAGATTCTGGCCTACATAATTTTAAAGAAGCCACAAAACATTGATATTCTAGCTGTGTCTGCACAATTACAATAGTCTTGAACTAAAACACATTAAGTTGGCTTTCCCAGTTTCATTTCTACCATTTAagctaattttttaaaatatttttctataaTGCATTATTACTAGTCTTGTGAATTGGCAATTTAAGTACctgttaaattttaatttccctttggaataaattatttttgaattgaattcaGAAGACGTGCCATTTGTGGATATGCTTAAGTATTCATGATTCAATATAAATGTAAAGGCTGCAAGATGGTGCCTCACTGTTTATGTTTCAATAGgtttaaaaagtctaaacttCAAATATAagttgtaaatttaaataaatacatatgcAAGCTAtccatgcatgcatgcatgcatccTCTCTGCTTTTATAGGAATGGATAGCATTGagtcaatattttatttgaaacctGAGCATTAATTTACTTACCTTGttcaaaaatctaaatcagAGGGTTGGAAAAATTCCAAAGATGACTTATTGTCATAAGGAGGAATGGGGAAGGAAGCAAACACAGAGTGCAGACTCCTCACGAGGATTTAgaagaataaaactaatttattaaaaataaaagataaccaaaaacaaatgctgacgaggcagcaaaactaggCATGACTAAATCCAGACATGGAGGAGGCAAGACAGAGCAACGACAAACCAGCAGGGAACCAAgagcaatgaaccagcggagtgtggaggagatgatggggtttttaaacagaggaggtgattggaaagtgggcacaggtgaagtaATTAACAAGACTTGGGGCAGGAAGaccaaagagtgactggggaggagggTTGGAAGTCTCCAACTCTCCCATTGGagggcgacagctctaaccactgatccacagccgcctGACCCCCTCCATCATCTTCCAGCTCCAGATCAGAGGTCAGATCACCCTTAAACTCAGAGGCATGCTGCAGACATGAACATCTTCGCCCTCCTTCCCTTCGTGTCCTTTCCTCATGCAGGTGAG of the Kryptolebias marmoratus isolate JLee-2015 linkage group LG3, ASM164957v2, whole genome shotgun sequence genome contains:
- the crybb1l2 gene encoding crystallin, beta B1, like 2 encodes the protein MSAGGEKSKSAARPDGKAAQNKMSETGMMSYKMCVYNQENFQGRCVEINGECVNVCDVGMDKVRSLRVDCGPFVGFEQMNFCGEMFILEKGEYPRWDSWSSCQKNDYLLSFRPVRMYPEKHKTCLYEVGEFKGRKMEIMDDDVPSLFSYGFTDRVGSIMVSCGTWVGYQFPGYRGSQYLLEKGDYRHFNEYSARCPQMQSIRRIRDMQWHPHGCYTMSSK